The Kaistella daneshvariae genomic sequence ATTACGCGGACTTGATCGCCTTAAATAAATCCGACAAACGTGGTGCTTTGGATGCTTTACAGGCGGTTCGAAAAACCTATCAGCGAAATCACACGGCTTTTGACAAACCTTTGGAAGAAATGCCGGTGTATTTCACCAAAGCCAGCCAGTTTAATGATTTTGGAACGACTGAATTATACAACGCTTTGATCCAGAAAGTAAATGCTAAACTTTCGGAAAATTTGGGTGAAAAGGCGCCAAAATTTAATGAGTTTGTTGAGCAGAATATTTCCGAAGACACTACGGTTATTCCGCCAAAACGCGTGCGTTACCTGTCGGAAATCGTGGAAAGCAACCACGCGTACGATAAGGAAGTGGAAAACCAGGCTTTGATCGCCAAAAGAATGTATCTGCTGGACGGTGCAAAACTTTTAATTACCGACGATCAGCACACTACCGAGAAGCTTGAAAAAGCTTTTCTGAAAACCAAAAAAGAACTTTCCGAAGAAAATATTGCCTTTTTAAAAGGCTGGAAACATTTCAAGGAAGAAATGTCAGGTGATTCCTATTCTTATTTCGTGCGCGGAAAAGAGATTAAGGTTGAGACAAAATACGAATCTTTATCACATTTAAAAATTCCGAAAATTTCTTTACCGAAATTTCAGGATTGGGGAGATTTGCTGCGCTGGAAAGGGCAGGAAAATGTTCCGGGACAATTTCCGTACACCGCTGGTTTATTTCCTTTCAAACGAACCGGTGAAGATCCTACGCGTATGTTTGCGGGTGAAGGTGGTCCGGAACGAACCAACCGTAGATTTCACTACGTTTCTTCCGATATGGATGCAAAACGCCTTTCTACGGCTTTCGATTCGGTGACGCTTTACGGTCAGGATCCGGCTTTCCCGCCCGATATATATGGAAAAATTGGAAATGCAGGTGTTTCCATCGCGACTTTAGATGATGCGAAAAAATTGTATTCCGGTTTTGATTTGGTGAATGCCATGACTTCGGTTTCAATGACCATCAACGGTCCCGCGCCGATGTTGCTCGCCTTTTTTATGAATGCAGCAATTGACCAAAATGTTGAAAAATATCTCTCAGAAAATAATCTTTGGGATAAAGTTGAAGCAAAACTAAAAGCCAAATTCGATGATCAAGGTTTAAAAAGACCTGAATACAACGGCGAACTTCCGAAAGGAAATAATGGTTTGGGCTTGAAATTATTAGGTCTAACCGGTGATGAAGTGGTGGAAGCTGATGTTTATAATAAAATCAAAGCGGAAACCATCGCAACGGTCCGCGGAACGGTTCAGGCAGATATTTTGAAGGAAGATCAGGCGCAAAATACCTGTATTTTCTCCACAGAATTTGCATTGAGACTGATGGGCGACGTTCAGCAATATTTCATTGATCAGAAAGTGCGTAATTTTTATTCGGTTTCAATTTCCGGTTATCACATTGCGGAAGCGGGTGCAAATCCGATTTCGCAGCTTGCATTTACCTTGGCAAATGGTTTCACTTATGTGGAATATTATCTGAGCCGAGGCATGAACATCAATGATTTTGCCCCGAATTTATCCTTCTTTTTCTCCAACGGTCTCGATCCGGAATACGCCGTAATCGGTCGTGTAGCGCGAAGAATATGGGCAAAAGCCATGAAGCTGAAATACCACGCGAACGAAAGAAGTCAGATGTTGAAATACCATATTCAAACTTCCGGGCGTTCACTGCACGCGCAGGAAATTGATTTTAATGACATCCGAACAACCCTTCAGGCTTTGTATGCAATTTATGACAACTGTAATTCCCTTCACACCAATGCCTATGATGAAGCGATTACGACACCAACCGAAGATTCTGTTCGACGAGCGATGGCAATTCAGCTCATCATTAATAAAGAATTAGGTTTGGCGAAAAATGAAAATCCGCTGCAAGGTTCATTTATTATTGAAGAATTAACTGATTTGGTGGAAGAAGCAGTTTATGCAGAATTCGACAGAATTACGGAAAGAGGTGGCGTTCTCGGCGCAATGGAAACCATGTACCAACGTTCGAAAATCCAGGAAGAAAGTATGTATTACGAAATGCTGAAACATACGGGCGAATTCCCGATTATTGGCGTGAATACCTTTTTAGGAAAGGACGGTTCGCCGACGGTTTTACCGCGCGAAGTCATCCGTTCCACAGAAGAAGAAAAGCAGTTGCAGATTCAGAATGTGGAAAATTTCCAGAAATCGCATGCTGACAAAAGTGCAGAAATTCTAAAAGGTTTACAAACTGCTGCCATCAACCAGGAAAATTTATTCGAGAAAATGATGGAAGCCGTAAAATTCTGTTCTTTGGGGCAAATCACCAACGCGCTTTTCGAAGTTGGTGGAAAATACCGTAGAAATATGTAAAAAATGCCCTTTTAGCGGCAAATAAATTTCAACCTTGTCTGGAACTCAAAATCCAGACAGGGTTTTTTGTTTAATTTAAAATTGATATTTTTATAAAAATTACAAATCGTGTTTCAAAAAATTTCCGCCTTTTTCCTGCTTTTTTTTCTTTTTTCTATTTCCTCCTGCAAAGCCGAACCGGAAAAAATTGTCGTTAAAACAGCAAATAGAAATGCGATAATCGACAGCACGGTAACTCTTTTTCAGCGGCATTTATTGCAAACACAAATCGATTCAATTTTTGAAAAAACACATTTTAATGGCAGCGTTTCCATTCAGCAAAACGGGAAAACTTTATATGAAAAAATAAGTGGTTTTGAAGATTTTAAGCAGAAAAAATCGCTGGACAGCAATTCAGTTTTTGCCATCGCGTCGCAGAGCAAGCAATTTACTGCAGTTTTGATTTTGTTGCAGGAAGAAAGCGGTAAATTAAACACCGATGATTTCGCTTCAAAATATTTAAAGGAATTTGAACCGAAACAATTTGAAAAAATCACCATTAAAGAATTGCTGAATCATACTTCGGGAATCCGGGATTTTGCTGATGGAATGCATTCTAAACCGGGTGAAGAATTCAATTATTCGAACAAAGGATTTTATTATTTAGGAAAAATCATCGAAAAAGTTTCGGGTAAATCTTACGATGAAAATGTGAGTGAATTATTTAAAAAAATTGGAATGAATCATTCATTCACCGCCAATAATTTTGACGGAAAGCATTTCGCCTCAGCGTATCTCGGCACGGCGAAAAACTTTTCCGAAGTTCCCAATATGCCCGAACGTCTTTCTGCGCGCGCCATTTCTGTTCCCGCCGGCGGGATTCTCTCAACCTTAAATGATCTTCACCGGTGGAATAGCGCTTTGTACAACAGAAAAATTATTAAACCTGAACTGCTGAAAAAATTTGTTGAAAAATCGGCGGAGCGTGAACATGCCATCTTGGGGAAAATGGGTTACGGTTTTGGAATAATGACAAATTTTGCCAAGCCAACGGCGTATTTTCATACCGGCTATGTAAAAGGTGCGCCTTCATTAATTATTTATTATCCGGAAAGCAAAACTTCGGTGGTGATTCTCTCCAACATCGCTGATGAAAGCCGCGGAAAAAGTGCGGTTTTTATCGTTCATAAAAGAATAAAAGAAATCACCGATTCACTGGAAAATGCAGCACTTTCAGTTCGGACGAATTTGCAAAAAACCGCTTTATAGCAGCTAAAAAATGTAAACTGAAAAGCAAAGGACCGCACTTTTAAAAATTTCCCGTTAAGATGGGTAAAATTTGCATCACCATTTCTTAAACAATACCTTTGCAGATTATTACTTTACATGACTCAAGAGCAAGAACAACAGATTATTCACGACCTCAAAGACTGGAAAAAACTTATTAAACCCTACGCATCGCCGGAAACGCATCTCGCCTGGAAACAGATTTTCAATACCATTTTACCGTTCATCGGAATATTTATTTTAGCCGCAATTCTCTACGAATATTCACTGATTGCAACTTTGGCGGTTT encodes the following:
- a CDS encoding serine hydrolase domain-containing protein, whose product is MFQKISAFFLLFFLFSISSCKAEPEKIVVKTANRNAIIDSTVTLFQRHLLQTQIDSIFEKTHFNGSVSIQQNGKTLYEKISGFEDFKQKKSLDSNSVFAIASQSKQFTAVLILLQEESGKLNTDDFASKYLKEFEPKQFEKITIKELLNHTSGIRDFADGMHSKPGEEFNYSNKGFYYLGKIIEKVSGKSYDENVSELFKKIGMNHSFTANNFDGKHFASAYLGTAKNFSEVPNMPERLSARAISVPAGGILSTLNDLHRWNSALYNRKIIKPELLKKFVEKSAEREHAILGKMGYGFGIMTNFAKPTAYFHTGYVKGAPSLIIYYPESKTSVVILSNIADESRGKSAVFIVHKRIKEITDSLENAALSVRTNLQKTAL
- a CDS encoding methylmalonyl-CoA mutase family protein codes for the protein MNQEKYTPKNKVRVVTAASLFDGHDAAINIMRRMIQATGAEVIHLGHDKSAEEVVDTAIQEDANAIALTSYQGGHNEYFKYIYDLLRQKGAPQIKIFGGGGGVILPEEIKELMEYGIDRIYSPDDGREMGLQGMINDLVQRSDFATGEHIEVSDLDKIKFEDSKSLAEVISAVENFSDKKPELVQAIDEKSKDSTIPIIGITGTGGAGKSSLTDELVRRFLRSNPKQKIAIVSVDPSKKKTGGALLGDRIRMNSINDARVYMRSMATRENNVSVSPYIHSALNILKLAKPDVIILETSGIGQSGSEITDIADVSMYVMTPEYGASTQLEKIDMLDYADLIALNKSDKRGALDALQAVRKTYQRNHTAFDKPLEEMPVYFTKASQFNDFGTTELYNALIQKVNAKLSENLGEKAPKFNEFVEQNISEDTTVIPPKRVRYLSEIVESNHAYDKEVENQALIAKRMYLLDGAKLLITDDQHTTEKLEKAFLKTKKELSEENIAFLKGWKHFKEEMSGDSYSYFVRGKEIKVETKYESLSHLKIPKISLPKFQDWGDLLRWKGQENVPGQFPYTAGLFPFKRTGEDPTRMFAGEGGPERTNRRFHYVSSDMDAKRLSTAFDSVTLYGQDPAFPPDIYGKIGNAGVSIATLDDAKKLYSGFDLVNAMTSVSMTINGPAPMLLAFFMNAAIDQNVEKYLSENNLWDKVEAKLKAKFDDQGLKRPEYNGELPKGNNGLGLKLLGLTGDEVVEADVYNKIKAETIATVRGTVQADILKEDQAQNTCIFSTEFALRLMGDVQQYFIDQKVRNFYSVSISGYHIAEAGANPISQLAFTLANGFTYVEYYLSRGMNINDFAPNLSFFFSNGLDPEYAVIGRVARRIWAKAMKLKYHANERSQMLKYHIQTSGRSLHAQEIDFNDIRTTLQALYAIYDNCNSLHTNAYDEAITTPTEDSVRRAMAIQLIINKELGLAKNENPLQGSFIIEELTDLVEEAVYAEFDRITERGGVLGAMETMYQRSKIQEESMYYEMLKHTGEFPIIGVNTFLGKDGSPTVLPREVIRSTEEEKQLQIQNVENFQKSHADKSAEILKGLQTAAINQENLFEKMMEAVKFCSLGQITNALFEVGGKYRRNM